In Candidatus Sedimenticola sp. (ex Thyasira tokunagai), the following proteins share a genomic window:
- a CDS encoding AbrB/MazE/SpoVT family DNA-binding domain-containing protein: MPKVSAKRQITLPVTQCDALGIEPGDEVDCFVADRQITIVKKVTGSARGLLKKVHGDPSMTDKESLQSALM, from the coding sequence ATGCCGAAAGTTAGTGCTAAAAGACAGATTACATTACCTGTCACTCAGTGTGATGCTCTTGGTATCGAGCCTGGGGACGAGGTAGATTGCTTTGTGGCAGATAGACAGATCACTATTGTAAAAAAAGTTACGGGCTCTGCTAGAGGTCTCTTGAAAAAGGTACATGGTGATCCTTCGATGACAGACAAAGAATCATTACAAAGTGCCCTGATGTGA
- a CDS encoding PIN domain nuclease yields the protein MLLRYLLEDDVEQSAKAVRLISGNRNVLITDVVLVETLWTLKGKKYKLNKDKLLTVIQALFQESNVRFENGQVVWMALNDYRKAKPVKGKNADFADALIINKAKDTANKLNEKFEGSYTFDLAAQMLAGAKVPR from the coding sequence GTGCTGTTGCGATATCTCTTAGAGGATGATGTTGAGCAATCGGCCAAAGCTGTAAGGTTAATATCTGGAAACCGGAACGTGCTAATCACTGATGTGGTGCTTGTTGAAACTCTATGGACGCTAAAAGGGAAAAAGTACAAATTAAATAAAGATAAATTGTTGACGGTCATACAAGCCTTGTTTCAAGAATCAAATGTTCGATTTGAAAATGGACAGGTTGTATGGATGGCGCTCAATGACTACCGGAAAGCAAAGCCAGTGAAAGGTAAGAATGCAGATTTTGCCGATGCACTGATTATAAATAAGGCCAAGGATACAGCCAATAAGCTTAACGAAAAATTTGAAGGATCTTATACCTTCGATCTTGCTGCGCAGATGTTGGCAGGAGCAAAAGTTCCTAGGTGA
- a CDS encoding cobalamin-dependent protein (Presence of a B(12) (cobalamin)-binding domain implies dependence on cobalamin itself, in one of its several forms, or in some unusual lineages, dependence on a cobalamin-like analog.) — translation MISFSWLQSTRPHVIGFSCYVWNISFVLLAAKAAKELNPELLILFGGQQIRGRYVEHLLEKERCVDICVVGEGEIPFQYLMRNIVSGAPPLEEIPGLAYLQDDRYRYYGSEEAVKDL, via the coding sequence ATGATTTCCTTTTCATGGCTTCAGTCAACACGCCCACACGTCATCGGATTCTCCTGCTATGTCTGGAATATCAGCTTTGTTTTACTTGCCGCAAAAGCGGCCAAGGAACTTAATCCAGAGCTGCTTATTCTATTCGGTGGGCAGCAAATTCGAGGACGTTATGTGGAGCATCTTCTCGAAAAAGAACGATGCGTAGACATTTGTGTTGTTGGAGAAGGAGAGATTCCTTTTCAATACTTGATGCGCAACATTGTGTCAGGAGCACCTCCTCTTGAAGAAATTCCAGGGCTTGCCTACCTACAAGATGACCGCTACCGTTACTATGGTTCTGAAGAGGCGGTCAAAGACCTATAA
- a CDS encoding radical SAM protein translates to MPTLLPLWRAARTTGKQCGLTATGDYQPSLRSPWLAANEIPSPYLGGNELPIGGAFLVEASRGCPYSCAFCVWGGGGKLREYQFDRVEAELVAILSKQPSHIMFCDGTFNLRRKRATNILQIIVNHLRDGCATPFSLLLELKLELIDDDLAKVIDELLTLNPLATFEFGLQTTGQEASKLVRRKFSGKKYFAAWSRLSPKVQSSVILDCIYGLPGDSVDDFMSTIDFCYRLAPHRIQGFRLTILPGSEFDCVAEKLGIKFMHEPPHMVFKTPNINLREMVWLEAFAFAVADLYHFHGTLIKALMGMKHTLQINSFSALILQFVNHVGERSIIESSYAGNRPEGRWRGINLSNDFGDFVFRSLLPAHDVIDDSILRRLKAIFSYEERLGRIAISGLPDTTHVLDGYKLTADVMEIEFDLPTLIRTARGKMEVYMDDLIECSTSVAITEKAGHQGVRVPIAYRVRNNAVLLLNSVREGIRPTHINTTSLSAMLSRLAEIGLIARVST, encoded by the coding sequence ATGCCTACTTTGCTTCCCCTCTGGCGCGCTGCGCGCACGACGGGTAAGCAGTGCGGCCTCACGGCTACCGGGGATTACCAGCCCTCGCTTCGCTCTCCATGGCTGGCAGCGAACGAGATACCATCCCCCTATCTTGGTGGCAACGAATTACCGATTGGAGGCGCATTCCTTGTCGAGGCATCAAGGGGATGCCCGTATTCATGCGCTTTTTGCGTCTGGGGCGGCGGAGGAAAATTGCGGGAGTATCAATTCGACCGAGTTGAAGCTGAGCTTGTCGCGATCCTCAGTAAACAACCTAGCCACATCATGTTTTGTGATGGAACTTTCAACCTTCGTCGCAAACGCGCAACGAATATCTTACAGATCATCGTGAATCACCTACGTGACGGCTGTGCCACTCCCTTCAGTCTCCTTTTAGAGCTTAAGTTAGAGTTGATCGATGACGATCTCGCTAAAGTGATTGATGAACTGCTAACGCTAAATCCTCTAGCTACGTTCGAATTTGGCCTGCAAACCACTGGGCAAGAAGCTTCGAAGCTTGTCCGACGGAAATTTTCTGGGAAAAAATATTTTGCAGCGTGGAGCCGCTTATCACCGAAAGTCCAATCTTCTGTAATATTGGACTGTATTTACGGGTTACCAGGCGACAGTGTCGATGATTTCATGAGCACCATTGATTTCTGCTATAGACTGGCTCCGCACCGAATTCAAGGTTTTCGGTTAACTATTCTACCCGGTTCAGAGTTCGACTGCGTGGCTGAGAAGCTAGGTATCAAGTTCATGCACGAACCACCTCATATGGTTTTCAAGACACCAAACATTAATTTGAGAGAGATGGTATGGCTAGAGGCATTCGCATTTGCTGTGGCCGATCTATATCATTTTCACGGAACTTTGATTAAGGCACTCATGGGAATGAAACACACTCTCCAGATTAACAGCTTCAGTGCACTCATTCTGCAATTCGTAAATCATGTTGGAGAGCGAAGCATTATCGAGAGTTCCTATGCGGGAAATCGACCTGAGGGACGATGGAGAGGCATCAATCTTTCCAATGACTTTGGTGATTTTGTTTTCCGGTCATTGCTGCCTGCTCACGACGTCATTGATGATTCGATACTTAGACGCCTAAAAGCTATATTTTCCTATGAAGAACGCCTTGGTCGAATTGCCATCAGTGGATTGCCAGATACCACTCATGTCCTGGATGGATATAAGTTAACTGCCGATGTAATGGAGATTGAATTTGACTTGCCTACGCTAATTCGTACCGCCAGAGGAAAAATGGAAGTTTACATGGATGACCTTATAGAATGCAGCACATCTGTAGCGATCACTGAAAAAGCTGGCCACCAAGGGGTTCGTGTACCAATTGCTTATAGAGTCAGAAACAACGCAGTACTACTTCTAAACTCAGTGCGCGAAGGCATCCGTCCAACCCACATTAACACCACTTCACTTTCAGCTATGCTGTCTCGTCTCGCTGAGATAGGTCTAATCGCAAGAGTGTCAACATAG
- a CDS encoding IS3 family transposase (programmed frameshift), which produces MKRSRYSESQIISILKEAESGIPVAELCRKHGMSDATFYNWRSKYGGMDVSMMKRMKELEEENRRLKKMYAEERLKAEIVQEALEKKVVKPSRRKEMAKRAVEERHASIRLVCQAFSISETCYRYQAKLSGDNAYIADWLLRLTTTNRTWGFGLCFLYLRNVKGYGYNHKRVYRIYRELELNLRIKPKRRLKRDRPDELSVPRQINDMWSMDFMHDRLNDGRSFRTFNVIDDYNREGLGIEVDLSLPALRVIRSLERIIEWRGEPRAIRCDNGPEYISHQLVEWAAKRKIVLHYIQPGNPQQNAYVERFNRTVRHEWLDQHLFESIVHAQDTATQWLWRYNNERPHMALGGITPAQKLAQAA; this is translated from the exons ATGAAGAGATCACGCTACAGCGAGTCACAGATCATCAGTATCCTGAAAGAGGCTGAAAGCGGTATACCGGTTGCCGAACTCTGCCGAAAGCATGGTATGAGTGATGCCACTTTCTACAATTGGCGCTCCAAATATGGTGGCATGGACGTCTCCATGATGAAGCGGATGAAAGAGCTGGAAGAAGAGAACCGGCGCCTAAAAAAGATGTATGCCGAAGAGCGACTGAAGGCTGAGATTGTTCAGGAAGCCCTTGAAA AAAAAGTGGTGAAGCCATCTCGACGAAAAGAGATGGCCAAACGTGCGGTAGAAGAACGCCACGCCTCTATTCGCCTCGTCTGCCAGGCCTTCAGCATCAGCGAGACCTGTTACCGTTACCAGGCAAAGCTGTCCGGTGATAATGCGTACATAGCAGATTGGCTGCTGCGCCTGACAACGACTAACCGCACATGGGGTTTCGGCCTCTGTTTCCTGTATCTACGCAATGTGAAAGGCTACGGCTACAATCACAAGCGCGTATACCGGATATACCGGGAGCTTGAGCTGAACCTGCGAATCAAACCAAAACGCCGCCTCAAGCGGGACAGGCCGGATGAACTGTCAGTACCCCGGCAGATCAATGACATGTGGTCGATGGACTTCATGCATGACCGGCTGAATGATGGTCGCAGCTTCCGCACTTTCAATGTAATCGATGACTACAACCGTGAAGGGCTGGGCATTGAGGTGGACTTATCGTTACCCGCACTTCGAGTGATACGCTCACTGGAACGAATCATTGAGTGGCGTGGGGAACCCAGGGCAATACGTTGTGACAATGGCCCTGAATACATCAGCCATCAGCTTGTGGAATGGGCCGCCAAAAGAAAAATTGTCCTCCATTACATTCAACCAGGCAATCCTCAGCAAAACGCTTATGTGGAGCGATTCAATCGTACCGTGAGGCACGAATGGCTGGATCAACATCTATTCGAATCCATCGTCCATGCACAAGATACTGCGACCCAATGGCTATGGCGTTACAATAATGAAAGACCCCATATGGCGCTGGGAGGAATAACACCAGCACAGAAGTTGGCTCAGGCCGCATAA
- a CDS encoding DUF692 family protein has protein sequence MKLPEQIGVGLQYNPEILGWFPFEEQKVDLFEILIDSVMGPLDSPYLFRPGTRQRLEKLRSLAPLLVHSNYGCEFGFGPLDKSAAVRRHVGMTKILDSPWVGDHGFYGDDSWFDVWSSPIQFSNAEVIRVADRARQLQDLYERPLAHENAAYYMATPGAEMREAEFLAKLCERAGTFLHLDLHNIYTNAINLPNYDLDDYLATVPLDRIACIHLGGGSWWGEFYHDWHDNAVPNGVWDLLDHVLKNSKPGAVVLEYQGRAHHSQTRILEETKDKDMIVNDLARARAVWARTQCSTH, from the coding sequence ATGAAACTACCAGAACAAATCGGTGTAGGATTGCAATACAATCCGGAAATCCTCGGTTGGTTTCCTTTTGAAGAGCAGAAGGTCGATTTGTTCGAAATATTGATTGACTCTGTTATGGGTCCGCTAGACAGTCCTTATCTTTTTCGGCCAGGCACACGGCAGCGGTTAGAAAAATTGCGGAGCCTAGCGCCGTTACTTGTGCATTCTAATTATGGCTGTGAGTTTGGCTTCGGACCGTTGGATAAAAGTGCCGCAGTCCGACGTCATGTCGGCATGACAAAGATACTCGACAGCCCATGGGTTGGCGACCACGGTTTTTATGGAGATGACTCATGGTTTGATGTCTGGAGCAGCCCAATTCAGTTTTCCAACGCAGAGGTTATTCGAGTTGCAGATCGGGCACGGCAACTGCAAGATCTTTACGAGCGCCCCTTGGCTCACGAGAATGCGGCGTATTACATGGCTACACCAGGCGCTGAAATGCGGGAAGCAGAGTTCTTGGCCAAGCTTTGCGAACGTGCTGGAACCTTCCTTCATTTAGACCTTCATAATATCTATACCAACGCTATCAACCTTCCAAACTACGATCTCGATGATTATCTTGCCACGGTACCACTTGATCGTATCGCTTGCATTCATCTGGGTGGCGGATCCTGGTGGGGCGAATTCTATCACGATTGGCACGATAACGCCGTTCCAAATGGTGTCTGGGATCTACTCGATCACGTTCTCAAAAATTCAAAACCCGGGGCTGTCGTACTCGAATATCAGGGCCGCGCTCATCACTCACAAACACGCATCTTAGAAGAAACGAAAGACAAGGATATGATCGTTAATGATTTAGCTCGTGCGCGGGCTGTTTGGGCGCGCACACAATGTTCCACTCATTGA
- a CDS encoding lantibiotic dehydratase, whose amino-acid sequence MSNSILDHKKTVSIEVANIGIAEWFSWFWLRSAGFPVSGLEEIAFQPNLIARLKNAPEDMRAVVFVEAMASTRKNLVTKLSTPLAREALYLSNPEALKRIDQLAQGSLDIVNRRTRERARLGWRYLQRFCAKNDTTSFFGPIAWGHFTTQTKAITSMHEEGSITKQRCVALEYWVTEAIANAIVSDVSIQSDIPVRLNPACTIRDGALYIPTVVTPLLPAPVIQAMSIVEAATTDGILWQEACNATGDNLENAISWLPDLLNSEILLPAIIPAPGVTEPITLLENAISRTGSSKWLTFIKSIKGYLSEFESGCLNTRQKIDVQVRKHLTDAGIATTRSTGSMYVGRFPFYEDCSRNMTMSLGPSFATRLTLGLAPVLLIHRTVSEIAALRLNRRQIEHFRSLGGDESKSVPLIAMLRNQKDENWDGISREITEKLKLAWNSALAERVKHREIELTVEDAQAICALLKPSIDMSHCLGVDIVSPDILIERGDGNLQNGEDWRLVLGEIHPAVLTAVQPVAMPFCPDVDSVTEEVTTWLERPRLQLADSAKTYQRSHISWPQSARLTEIMLPNGHSRLRQSIPSSRCEVVLKDSVLFVRDIHSGAEDDLVTVCSSDLHRILFSTANAVSGGHLESRITSSSMIIKRRTWSIGRTLTFPLAPAESADDFLAIRQWAESKGMPRFVFVKSSSEPKPMFVDFNNPLAADMLARASKNDDSIVISEMRPAPDRLWLQSDGAHYCSELRLSVRLRALNADKSSQ is encoded by the coding sequence GTGTCTAACTCGATTCTAGATCATAAAAAGACAGTCTCGATTGAAGTTGCAAATATCGGAATTGCCGAGTGGTTTTCTTGGTTTTGGTTACGGAGCGCTGGTTTTCCAGTGTCAGGACTTGAAGAAATAGCATTTCAACCTAATTTAATTGCGCGCCTAAAAAATGCGCCGGAGGATATGCGAGCGGTTGTTTTTGTTGAAGCGATGGCAAGTACTCGAAAAAATCTCGTTACTAAACTATCGACTCCCTTGGCACGGGAAGCGCTGTATCTCTCCAACCCAGAGGCCCTCAAAAGAATCGATCAACTGGCCCAAGGGTCATTGGATATAGTAAATCGGAGAACTCGAGAACGAGCCCGCCTTGGGTGGAGGTATTTACAAAGATTTTGTGCGAAGAACGACACGACGAGCTTTTTTGGGCCAATTGCTTGGGGCCACTTCACAACTCAGACTAAAGCCATTACGAGCATGCATGAAGAAGGCTCTATCACAAAACAGCGATGCGTTGCTCTTGAGTACTGGGTTACGGAGGCGATCGCAAATGCCATAGTCTCTGATGTCAGTATTCAGAGCGACATACCAGTTAGGCTTAATCCAGCATGCACTATCAGGGACGGTGCATTGTACATTCCTACTGTTGTAACCCCACTACTTCCCGCTCCCGTCATACAGGCTATGTCAATCGTAGAGGCTGCAACGACAGACGGCATTCTCTGGCAAGAGGCTTGTAATGCCACCGGGGACAACCTGGAAAATGCCATTTCATGGCTACCAGACTTATTAAACTCAGAAATATTGCTTCCCGCAATTATCCCAGCCCCCGGAGTCACCGAACCTATCACGCTATTGGAAAATGCTATTTCCAGAACAGGAAGTTCTAAGTGGCTGACATTCATCAAGTCAATCAAGGGCTATCTTTCTGAATTTGAAAGTGGATGTCTCAATACGCGACAAAAAATCGACGTTCAAGTTCGCAAGCATCTAACCGATGCTGGTATTGCCACAACTCGCTCTACCGGGTCAATGTATGTCGGACGGTTCCCGTTTTATGAAGATTGTTCACGCAATATGACTATGTCACTTGGCCCTTCCTTCGCAACGCGATTGACACTAGGTTTGGCCCCGGTATTGTTAATACATCGTACAGTGTCAGAAATTGCTGCGCTACGACTTAATCGACGCCAAATCGAGCATTTTCGATCCCTCGGTGGTGATGAGAGTAAGTCAGTTCCTCTCATAGCTATGTTGCGCAATCAAAAGGATGAAAATTGGGACGGCATCTCTCGGGAAATTACCGAAAAACTAAAGCTTGCTTGGAATAGTGCTCTTGCCGAACGTGTTAAGCATCGCGAAATTGAATTGACAGTAGAAGATGCACAGGCAATCTGTGCGCTCTTGAAACCATCCATTGATATGAGTCACTGTTTGGGCGTTGACATCGTCTCGCCGGACATACTGATCGAAAGAGGGGATGGAAATCTTCAGAACGGAGAGGATTGGAGACTAGTTCTTGGCGAAATTCATCCGGCTGTACTTACTGCAGTACAGCCTGTTGCGATGCCATTTTGTCCTGACGTTGATAGTGTAACCGAGGAAGTCACTACCTGGCTGGAAAGGCCAAGACTGCAACTAGCTGATTCAGCCAAGACGTACCAACGTTCGCATATTTCATGGCCACAATCAGCACGACTTACGGAAATTATGCTTCCAAATGGCCACAGCCGCCTCAGACAGAGCATTCCTTCAAGCCGCTGTGAGGTAGTACTTAAGGACTCTGTTTTGTTTGTACGCGATATTCATAGTGGTGCTGAAGATGACTTGGTTACGGTATGTTCAAGCGATCTTCATCGCATCCTGTTTTCAACTGCAAACGCGGTATCGGGAGGGCATCTTGAGTCACGGATAACTTCTTCCAGTATGATTATTAAACGACGAACCTGGAGCATTGGTCGAACTCTCACTTTTCCTCTAGCCCCTGCTGAGTCCGCTGATGATTTTCTTGCCATCAGACAATGGGCTGAATCCAAAGGTATGCCGAGATTTGTTTTTGTAAAAAGCTCGTCTGAGCCCAAACCCATGTTCGTTGACTTTAATAATCCTTTGGCAGCAGATATGTTGGCTCGGGCTTCCAAAAATGATGACTCCATTGTCATTTCAGAGATGCGTCCTGCACCAGACCGCTTATGGCTGCAATCCGACGGAGCTCACTACTGTTCCGAACTTAGACTTTCCGTTCGACTTAGGGCGTTGAATGCAGACAAATCTTCTCAATAG
- a CDS encoding M50 family metallopeptidase, which produces MIVAAEFKDNATYEQIIASLESLGIQITFDRLVSYEQHLLKLGILQIDGMDDCRRDPFTGFNFRGFSPLVILTLWRGNPDAWARRLLDRFPKGIVCVVGWIFVSIAISTIAVTVFLWPSLVEGAQRAISGWGWLGLYLLTLASGIVHEAGHILACRAQGVRIRETGFAIYFLLPFAWTKPDSKNWEKLTLKSRVTAILAGPIASLLFAAIGYLLFLTGPFLGIGEYIPIITIMAGLFGAIVTLMPIINGDGYLLIVEIFGIPNVRRKSFEYFRDRLLSRTVEASDQGVLYITVAIISIVGWVALWFGVAWFLITSIVAVLYE; this is translated from the coding sequence ATGATTGTCGCAGCAGAGTTCAAAGACAATGCTACGTACGAACAGATTATAGCTTCGCTCGAGTCACTCGGGATTCAAATAACATTTGATCGGCTAGTTTCATATGAACAACACCTGCTCAAGCTTGGTATTCTCCAAATCGATGGCATGGATGACTGCCGCCGAGACCCCTTTACTGGCTTTAACTTTCGAGGGTTCAGTCCACTTGTAATTCTGACTCTTTGGAGAGGAAATCCAGATGCCTGGGCCAGGCGGCTTCTGGATCGGTTTCCGAAAGGAATAGTTTGTGTAGTTGGGTGGATATTTGTCTCAATTGCCATATCCACTATAGCCGTCACAGTTTTCCTCTGGCCGTCTCTCGTGGAGGGCGCACAAAGGGCAATCTCAGGCTGGGGTTGGCTGGGACTCTACTTGCTAACCCTAGCCTCAGGCATCGTTCATGAAGCCGGGCATATTCTTGCGTGCCGCGCACAAGGAGTTCGGATTCGTGAAACCGGCTTTGCAATATACTTCCTGCTCCCGTTTGCTTGGACCAAACCAGATAGCAAAAATTGGGAGAAATTGACTCTAAAATCTCGCGTTACAGCTATACTGGCGGGTCCCATTGCAAGCCTATTATTTGCGGCGATCGGCTATCTTCTTTTCCTCACAGGTCCCTTTCTCGGTATTGGCGAGTACATCCCTATAATTACTATTATGGCCGGTTTATTTGGTGCCATAGTTACGCTCATGCCGATCATAAATGGTGACGGATATCTCCTGATAGTCGAGATATTTGGGATTCCGAATGTGCGGCGTAAATCATTTGAGTACTTTAGGGACAGGTTACTTTCTAGGACTGTTGAAGCATCAGACCAGGGAGTACTTTATATCACAGTAGCAATTATCTCAATCGTTGGCTGGGTTGCGCTTTGGTTTGGCGTAGCTTGGTTCTTGATCACATCCATTGTTGCAGTCCTGTACGAATAA
- a CDS encoding class I SAM-dependent methyltransferase encodes MIVKSACDLISQIDSREKPVRTILDLGAGRGELANRLVSPRRSVLAVDISPKVLGQGSHRGFPVAMDARSLALPDHSIDVVICLRTIWTFEKLDKCLAEISRILCRNGSFIAQLWTTPRECRLFSLGSSVLGLYNPDMLLPEGSIGPFQLSPKSLSEMTLSMQLRLCSVERHEIFIDVSGVTDYWDEFRGLAESADYRRLSLPPTIQKKVDETLEHFLNQAYSGAEEYFRIPLTWVLAEFRKY; translated from the coding sequence ATGATAGTTAAATCTGCATGCGACTTAATCTCACAAATTGATTCACGAGAAAAACCGGTACGAACGATCTTAGATCTTGGGGCAGGCCGAGGAGAACTGGCAAATAGACTCGTGTCCCCTAGAAGATCCGTGCTTGCAGTTGATATTTCTCCGAAAGTACTTGGCCAAGGGTCTCATAGAGGGTTTCCAGTAGCAATGGATGCGAGGTCACTTGCTCTTCCTGATCACTCAATCGACGTAGTCATTTGTTTGCGAACAATATGGACATTCGAAAAGCTCGATAAATGTTTGGCGGAAATCTCGCGCATTCTTTGCCGCAACGGGTCATTTATTGCGCAGCTTTGGACAACTCCACGCGAATGTCGACTATTCTCGTTGGGTAGTAGTGTGTTAGGACTCTACAATCCAGACATGCTCTTACCTGAAGGTTCAATTGGACCATTTCAGCTATCACCAAAAAGTCTTTCGGAGATGACCCTATCTATGCAATTGAGACTGTGCTCTGTAGAGCGTCATGAAATCTTCATTGATGTGTCAGGTGTTACTGATTACTGGGACGAATTTAGAGGACTTGCCGAATCAGCAGATTATCGACGTTTATCATTGCCTCCAACGATTCAAAAAAAAGTTGACGAAACACTCGAGCACTTTTTAAATCAAGCTTATTCTGGAGCTGAAGAATATTTCCGCATTCCACTGACTTGGGTTCTTGCCGAATTTAGAAAATATTAG
- a CDS encoding IS256 family transposase, with the protein MSEQFDFNKALAALQNGQDLTGKNGILTPLIKQLTEAALKAELESHLALDEASNRKNGSSRKTIKSTSGSFDLDTPRDRAGSFEPQLIKKHQTHLTDEIERKIISMFGLGMSYQDIASHVAELYGLSISNALISSVTDKLIPELKQWQQRPLESHYPFVWLDAIHYKVKEDGRYGSKAVYTVLGLNLEGKKEILGLYLSESEGANFWLSVLTDLSNRGIEDILIASVDGLKGFPEAINSIFPDTEVQLCVIHQIRNSMKYVASKNQKAFMADLKPVYKAVNKEAAEAALGELESRWGAQYPIVLKSWRSKWENLSVYFKYPADIRRVVYTTNAIEAVHRQFRKLTKTKGAFPNENSLMKLLYMGIQNASKKWTMPIQNWNLTLSQLSIYFEGRLDGVLDI; encoded by the coding sequence ATGTCTGAACAATTCGATTTCAATAAAGCCCTGGCTGCCTTGCAGAACGGTCAAGACCTGACTGGCAAGAATGGCATCCTTACTCCACTCATCAAGCAACTGACAGAAGCAGCTCTCAAGGCTGAACTGGAGTCACATCTCGCGCTTGATGAAGCATCAAATCGTAAGAACGGCTCCAGCAGGAAAACGATCAAGTCAACGTCAGGAAGCTTCGATCTGGACACCCCCAGAGACCGTGCAGGCTCCTTTGAGCCACAACTGATCAAGAAGCACCAGACCCACCTGACTGATGAGATTGAGCGCAAGATTATCTCCATGTTTGGCCTGGGAATGAGCTACCAGGATATCGCCTCACATGTTGCTGAACTCTACGGTCTGAGCATCTCCAACGCACTGATCAGCAGTGTAACTGACAAGCTCATCCCCGAGCTGAAGCAGTGGCAACAGCGCCCTCTGGAGAGCCATTACCCATTTGTCTGGCTGGATGCCATCCACTACAAGGTCAAAGAGGATGGACGCTATGGCAGCAAGGCCGTCTACACCGTGCTGGGCCTGAACCTGGAGGGCAAGAAGGAGATACTCGGCCTCTATCTCTCTGAAAGTGAAGGAGCTAACTTTTGGCTATCGGTACTGACTGATCTCAGTAATCGCGGTATAGAGGATATCCTGATTGCCTCTGTCGATGGACTGAAAGGCTTTCCAGAGGCCATTAACAGCATCTTTCCTGATACAGAGGTTCAGCTCTGCGTGATACACCAGATCCGCAACTCGATGAAGTACGTTGCCTCTAAGAATCAGAAAGCCTTTATGGCCGATCTAAAGCCCGTCTACAAGGCAGTGAACAAGGAGGCGGCAGAGGCGGCGCTGGGCGAGCTGGAGAGTCGCTGGGGCGCCCAGTACCCAATCGTACTCAAGTCGTGGCGCAGCAAGTGGGAAAATCTATCTGTCTACTTCAAATACCCTGCGGACATCCGTCGCGTGGTTTACACCACCAATGCCATTGAGGCTGTACATCGGCAGTTCCGTAAGCTGACCAAAACCAAGGGGGCCTTCCCGAATGAAAACAGCCTCATGAAGCTGCTCTATATGGGAATCCAGAATGCTTCAAAGAAATGGACCATGCCGATTCAGAACTGGAATTTGACTCTGTCCCAGTTGTCGATATATTTTGAAGGCCGGTTAGATGGCGTTTTGGATATTTAA
- a CDS encoding aminotransferase class I/II-fold pyridoxal phosphate-dependent enzyme produces the protein MFLWVTLPSSVSAMELFDLAVKEKVVFVPGSPFYINNNGKSSFRLNFSCTDKQTTEIGIKRLVVAIRKLLDRV, from the coding sequence ATGTTTCTTTGGGTAACTCTTCCTTCAAGTGTTTCGGCAATGGAACTATTTGATCTTGCAGTAAAAGAAAAAGTTGTATTCGTCCCTGGAAGTCCATTTTATATTAACAACAACGGTAAAAGCTCCTTCAGGCTGAATTTTTCTTGTACAGATAAGCAAACTACAGAAATAGGAATTAAACGGCTCGTGGTTGCAATTAGAAAGTTGCTAGATCGGGTATAA